The sequence below is a genomic window from Halosolutus gelatinilyticus.
CGAAACCGTGAGTTCGCCGTAGTCGAACTCCTCGCCCATCTTCGAGAGGGTCTCGAGTTCGTCCTGTTCCTCCCGGAGCGTCTCCTCCAGCGTGTCGGCGGCGTCGTCCATCCCGATCTGGTCGGCCATCGGGATGAGGTTGCCGTAGGTCGCGATCTCGTAGTGTTCGGCCTTCTGGCCGGCCGCGATGTTGAACCGATCGATGGCCTCCGGGCTAGGGTCCATGCTCATGAACTCCTCGTGGGCCTCGATCATCCCCTCGATGACGGGGTCTTCCTCCGCCTCGGCGCTCGCGTCGAGCTGTTCGAACACCTGCTCGATGCGATCGACGTGGTGTCGGGTTTCCTCGCGGTGTTCGGCGAAGCCGCCCTTGAGTTCCTCGTTCGACGAGGTTCGTTCGAGTTCGTCGAGGGCGTCGACGAGTCGCTGTTCGGTGTAGTACGCGTGCTTCAGACCGGACACGAAGAGGTCTTCGGTTGAATCAATGCTCATGGGTGATCCAGGTGATGGAACGCCGCTGCGGTCGAAAAGCGGCGGGCCTGCACCTGAGAGCAGTTCGGGCGAGCGCCGCCGGATCAGCACGTGGCGCAGGGTCTACGCCGAAAACGTGAGGAAGTGACCGTCCGGGTCACGAACGACGACTTCGTCGTCGCGCTCCCGATCGATCGACCGGACCCGATCGCGCACTGCATCGAGCGCCGCCGGCGGATCGGCGGTCGCGAACCCCAGGTCGACGTGGACCCCGCCGCGGGCGTCGGCGATTCCGAGGTGGGGCTCCCAGAGTTCGAGCGCCATCGGTCCCTGGAGTCGAACGCGCTTTCTGTCGTCGCCCACGTCGACGGTCTCGAATCCCAAATCCTCGTAGAACGAGCTCGCGCGATCGAGATCTTCGACCTCGAGGACCACCTCGAAGATGCCGTCGATCCCGGGGCCGTCGACACCCTGCTGGCCGAGTTCGACGCAGTTGCCGTCGGGGTCGTACAGGTACAGCGATCGAGCGGAGCCGAACCGCGCCTCCTCGAGGTCGTAGTCTTCGCCCAGGCGGTCCCACCAGTCGTCGTACTCGGCGTCGGGGATCGAGAACGCGAAGTGCGTGTGGAGGCCGCCGCGGGGGACGGCGGTGGGACGGCGAAGGACGAACTCGCTCTCGCCGGCGGCGAAGACGAGTTCATCCGCGCGTTCCTCGCGGACGGGCAGTCCCAGCGTCTCCTCGTAGAACGATCGCGCCGGCTCGAGGTACTTGACCTCGAGGGCGAGCCGCGAGAGCCGGCGTAGCATAGCCAACCCTACTCGACCGGCGAGCAAAGAACCGTCGGCGATCGGCGCGATTCGAGACCGGAGGGCTCGGATCGGCGATCGGCCGCCCAGCGCGGGCGAGGTCGATCGGTTCGCCGGTGTTTATGCGTCCGACGCGTCTATGATTCGTCATGACCTTCCGTACGGACGAGCGCGCGACCGACCTCGCGGAGATCGATCGCTTCGAAGGCGGCGTCGGCTGGATCGCCCATCCCGACGAGACGATGCAGCGGGCGAGCCACGCCCTCGAAGTGGACGGCGAAGTCTGGCTCTTCGATCCCGTCGACACGGAGGGGTTGGACGACCTGCTCGCCGAGTTCGGCGAGGTGGCCGGCGTCGTCATCACCCTCGATCGCCACAAACGCGACGCGGCCGAGATCGCCGATCGGCACGGCGTCCACGTCTACCTCCCCGAGTTCTTCGAGGGCGTTTCCGAGGAGCTCGAGGCGCCGATCGTTCGGTTCGACGACGAACTCGCGGACACCGGCCTCGAAGCCCGGACGGTCGTCGACAGCCGGTTCTGGCAGGAAGTCGCGCTGTACGATCCCGCCGAAGGAACGCTCATCGTTCCCGAGTCCGTCGGAACGGCCGAGTACTTCCTCGCCGGGAGCGAGCGTCTGGGCGTCCACCCGATGCGACGGCTCGTTCCCCCGCGGGACGCCCTCGGCGACCTGGATCCCGAACGCGTACTCGTCGGACACGGCCCCGGGGTGATGGACGGCGCGTCGGCAGCGCTCGACAACGCGCTGGCGGGCGCTCGAAAACGATCGCCGATTCTCTACGCGAAGGCGGCGCGGAACCTGCTGCCGTTTTGAGCCGGAGGGCCGCGGCGCGGGTTCCGGCCCTCCGACCCGCGACGATCGCTGCCCCCGCTTAGCGCTCGCGGGGAACACATCTAACTACGCACCGCCCGTATCGGGTCCGTGGTCTACGTCACGCAAGCGCTCGTCGACGTCCTCCTCGATCTGGCCAGCGGCGCCGATCCCGATCGCGTGACGACCGGCGTCTCCGTCACCCCCGCGGGCGATCTCGACGGCACCGACGCCGACGCGCTCCCGCCGGAGACGCCGGTGTTCACCGACTTCTTCCTCCCGGATCCCGGAAATTCGGTTAACGCCGTCTTCGGCGTCGACCTCACGACGCCCGTCCGGCAGGCCCAGGGGCAATTCGTCTCCCATCCGCTGCGAGAACTCGAGGTAACGAAACGGGACGACCTCGCAGAGGTGATCTTCGTCGCCGTGCCGCCGTGGGAACTCGACGAGAACTCCTTCGGCGCGTTCGATCGAACGGGCGCGCGCCAGCCCCTCGATGTCGTCGACGCCCGCGCGCCGGACCAGTCGTTGACGGACTGAAAAAACGCGATCGCGATCGCGGACGTCGCGATCGAAAGCGGAGGGACGTTACCCGCCGGTCGGCGTCGGTCCGTCGCCGCCGCCGATGATTCGGTCGATGATGCTCCGGTTCGGATCTCGCTGCTCCTCGTCGGGATCGTCCGACGGTGTCGGGAAATCCGGGATGTGGGGCATGCGGTTCGACCTCCGCGACTAACTAGGACCGTCGGCCCTGAAAAGGTTCGGACTTATCAATCGAGGTAGCCCAGGCCGCGAAGCTGTTCGGTGATCTCCTCGAACTCCGCTTCGGTAAGCTTCCCCTCCTTCTGGTGCTGGATGACGATGCTACGCAACAGAAACCGGACGAGGTCGCTCGTGCTCTGGAAACTGGTGCCTTCGATCGTCTCTTCGACCCGATCGGCGAGATCCTTCGGGATGGAAACCGTCGTGTACTCGGTCATATCCGTTACTCCGTCGCCGCCGTGAAATGAGTGTCGACCGGCGCGGGATCACCGACAGCGCGCCGTCGGCGCGGGCGAGCCTGTTTCCGGCCGGCGATACGATCGGCGGCTCCCCTTGGCGCCGACCGGCGACCGGCGTCGATCGTCTCCGTAGCGGTTTTTTGTATCTACCTGACTAGCGATCCAGTATGGGAGTTCGACCACCATCGAGCGAGGACAACGACGATCCCGAGAGCGTCGAGTTCGGTATCGCCGCCGTCGACGCCGAACTCAGAGACGCCGATCTCTCGTTTCCGGCGACCAGGACCGACGTCGAAGCCGAACTCGGACACGAGCGCATCCCCTACGACGTTCACGGGAACGACGTTTCGCTGGGGGAGATACTCGCCGAAGTCGACGCGGAGGAGTTCGGCTCGCGACAGGAGCTGTTGAACGCCCTGCACGACCCCTTCGAAGCGTACCGGAAGCGTCACTCGGGGAGCGTCGTCCAGCAGGTCCGATCGCTCCTCCCGTTTTGACCCGCTCACGAGGTTCGCGGAATCGGCTCTCGCTACTCCTCGTCCGTCTCTCGCGCGATCTGTTCGAGTCGCCGGCGCTGCTCGCGGTGCAGCGTCACGAGCATGTCCGAGAGGACGCCGAACATGAGCAACTGCACGCCGAGTAAGATCGCGGCCGCGGAGACGATCGCCATGATCTCGTGGCCCTGGCGGTACTGGATCCACTCCCAGATGACGTACGACGCGATGACGGCGCCGGAGCCGATCCCGGTGACGCCGAGGCTCCCGAAGTAAAAGAGCGGATTGTTCGTCTTCGCGAGCGTGTACAGCGCCAGGATGATCGTCCCGCCGTCTCTGACGGGATGGAGGTTCGTTTCCGACTCCTCCGGGCGCGCGCGGTAGCTGACCG
It includes:
- a CDS encoding ferritin-like domain-containing protein; amino-acid sequence: MSIDSTEDLFVSGLKHAYYTEQRLVDALDELERTSSNEELKGGFAEHREETRHHVDRIEQVFEQLDASAEAEEDPVIEGMIEAHEEFMSMDPSPEAIDRFNIAAGQKAEHYEIATYGNLIPMADQIGMDDAADTLEETLREEQDELETLSKMGEEFDYGELTVSE
- a CDS encoding VOC family protein, whose protein sequence is MLRRLSRLALEVKYLEPARSFYEETLGLPVREERADELVFAAGESEFVLRRPTAVPRGGLHTHFAFSIPDAEYDDWWDRLGEDYDLEEARFGSARSLYLYDPDGNCVELGQQGVDGPGIDGIFEVVLEVEDLDRASSFYEDLGFETVDVGDDRKRVRLQGPMALELWEPHLGIADARGGVHVDLGFATADPPAALDAVRDRVRSIDRERDDEVVVRDPDGHFLTFSA
- a CDS encoding ribbon-helix-helix domain-containing protein is translated as MTEYTTVSIPKDLADRVEETIEGTSFQSTSDLVRFLLRSIVIQHQKEGKLTEAEFEEITEQLRGLGYLD